The region GCCTCCGTGTCCACGTACCGCTACATGCATACAGTCGTACGTAGAGAGAAATGAACGGAGGACGTCAAGCCGCCGACTGCATCGACCTCCCGCGGTGCCACTGCCAGATCGCGCATTTACGACGAAAACCGACGATCAGGCGACGCGcctggcgtcggggcggcgcgttCCTACGTGACATGGTCATGGTGTGGCTCGACCGACCGACGACTGCATCACGGGCCACCCGCGGCAGCGGCATCGATTGTGTGGATGTGAATACCCCCTTCGCCGCCGTCGCGTTCGTGTCCCGGAGTAACCGAGGCAGCGAGGAAGGCGACGGGCTCCCTGCCGTGAGCCCGTGACCTCTATTATGAATGTCGATTCACAACGCTGACGGCGACGGCATGTCCTCGTCTGCCCTGTCGCCCCTCGATAACAAGTTTCTTCCGTCAGAAGCTCTCCTTCCTCCTCATCGTCTTCTTCTTATAGCCGCGACACTGACCTTGGTTGGCCGAACAGATCAAGAGAGCGACCTAAACACTTGACCCGGTTGGCGAGTGGTGCGTCAGTCTGGCAAAACACGCCTGCCGCAAGTGCCTCTTGGATTTTGACAAAGTGAGAGTGAGAACGGAGTGTAGCTATATAGGCCACAGCGACCTGAATTTGACAAAGTGAGGGAGAGCTCACACTGTGCAGGatctttttttttgtgtgtgtgtgtgtgtgtggagattCAATTTGGACAAAGAAATGGGCCGACCATCCATGACTGATATTTTTGCCTCGTGGACTGCCATGATCGTGGTGTCTTGACTTTTCTAGGCAGTGGGCTCTATCCTGTTGCTTTCAGAGGGGCCCAAACATGATTCAGATACATGGCCCAGATGTACAGTGGGGAGGCCAGCTGAGCAAAATCAACTGGAACATATCGTGCCATACAGTTCATGAATTCAGTTTGCAACTCAAACAAGCAACAGAAGTATACATAATATTATCAGAAACATAAAGATAAGTTGATAACTGATGCAGTGTATTTGAACGCTGAAAGGGATCAACACCAACACAAGAAACCATAAATGCAAATGTCAGCTCACTGTAAACACAGGGATCTATCTAGGACATTGCGCGAGAAATGAATTAGTTCAGCAGCACAAGTCGATGGCCTTACCAGACACCTGCAATCTTATAGAACAAGATAATACATCTGACTGCTGTACACATAGTCAGCAGCCGGACTTTCAGGGCATTTGACACTAACAGGTGATTGCAGACACAGATGATAGTTAACTCTTGGCTCAACACACCCTGATGCCCCATATACTAGCATATCAGCATCTTAAGTGACACAGACCGGAAGAAACTGTGGCGAAAAAAGACAAGAGGGTGACCGATCATCGTCATCCATCGCACAAGGAGAATGTCGGGTCTGCTTAGGAAACAGTAACACCATTGAGCTCTGCTTGAGCTACTGCTGCACCGATCGCATCGACCACTTCCACCTTTCCAAGGGTCAGTGCCTCATCCATAGGGGTTTTCTCATGGCTGCAGAATACCAAATCATGCCTTTATAACACTGACATCACTAAGTAAGAAAGATCTAATACATCCCGCAGAATGTATTTCACAATCAAACCACCATTTCTTCTGGTGCGGTCATTTACATTTTAACATACCTGTTCAGTGCACTTACGATAGCCCCCGCACATATCAAAGCCTTGATTACCTGGAAGGTTGTTTTTATAAGCATTCGTGTCATTATGTATTTAGTAGATCGGTGCTTGAAAACCACTATTAGAATAGTGAGGCAACTGAATTACCTCTGTATGTCCATTGAGGCATGCCCAGTGGAGAGGCGTGTTCTTCTCCAAGTTTGCAGAGTTAACATTCTGTAGTCCAATTGCAGAGTCATAAAACAATGGTTATCACTATAACATGGAATTCTTACGGAAAACACAAGTTCAGTTTTTCAGTTTAAATCCATAAGATAACTTCATCTGCTCAGAGGAACAAAATTCAAACAGAAGTACTGGAATATATTTTATCTGGTACAATATGTTGGAACAAGTTGTCAGCCACGTCTGCAGCTCCACGCCTCCACCCGATCGATCACTTCCTGCGTCACGCACGCGGTCACAACACACGTAGCCCATGTTCCCGTCTCTATAGCAGATTCAGTTGTAACAACCTAGCTTGTTGTGTGCTTCGGCATGTATATATGTAACACTGAGCTGTGAATACAATCTACAGTGAATTATATTCTCCAACTTGGTAGCTCGAGTTCCCTCCCATAACCACATCATGTCTTCCGTGCCGCTAACCATTGTTTCCCTGTCCTTCAGAGGTGCTCCGACTCCTTCCGGTTCACTCTCCAACGGACTCCAGCTCCGTGTCGCCCCACCAGCCACGGCTCCCTCCTACGTCATCACCCTGTCGATTGATCAGCGTGCTCTGCTCAAGCCCGGCGCCTCATTCTCCAGCCTGCCCTCCATGCACCAGCTGAACATCAGGCACTTCCTCACTTCAAGCTAGATCTTGCCGCCAACAATTTCTCCAAATGGTGGCAGATTATGAGGCGTGTTCTCTCTATGCATGAGGCCGAGGGCCACGTTCACCGAGCCCCTGGAACAGGATGTCGCATGGTGCCAAACCAACATCACCACCCTCCTCTGGATATACAGCTATCTCTGATGTCCTCTATGATGTCATCTGGCCGCCGGACAACACCGCCTTTCGCCCGGAGCCAGCTGACCTCCTTATACGACAACCAACCTGGCAGCGGGAACCATCATGGCGCCGAGTTCCGCAACATCACCCAAGGCGATCTGCGCACCGGGGAATACTACCGCCGGCTCAAATGCCCTGGCCGACGCCCTTGATAAAGTAGACGAGCCAGTGACTGACTACTCGCTGACTCTCCAGATGATCCGCGGTTCCTCGCGTCACTTCCAAATTATGGCCTCCGTCATGCCAATGCCGGCCCCCTTCTCCACCTTCATCCAGCCGAGCTCGCGTCTCCTGTTGGATCGCATCGAGGGTACCTCCGCACTCGTCATTGGCATATGCGGCAACTCTGGTGGTGCGTCTGCTGATCGAGCTCCTTCTGACCCTCTGGGCGATCGTGGCCGGTTTAGCACGACGGCTCCGGCGATCGCACCGTGGCCGAGGCAACGGGGGCCATCCCCAGCGGCAGCAGCAAGGTGGTCAGCCGCCCTGGATGGGCTACTTTGCTCCATGGAGTGCTCCCTTCCCGCCACCTGGTTCCCACTGAACGCCGTCGACGTCCTCAGGCAATGCGCATGCTCAAGCGTGCCCAGTCTGTCTTCTACTCTGGCCCACAGTTGACGCCTTATGCGCCTCCACAGCCGCCGTCTAACCATTTTGGGACCAAGTCAGAATGCTGAACGCCAACAACCTCCCGCTCCAGCTACCCGGCGCTGCCGATTGATACCTCGACACCGACGCCTGGTCTCACATTTCGGGAAACACATGTAACCACAACAAAATTTATGGTGTTTCAATGGAGCATCTTACTCACATCGTGGTCAACAATGTATCCTCTCTCCCTGCCGGCTACACCCATCTTCCACCCCACCCTTCCACCTTAATCATATTTTAGTTTCTTCTAACATCATTAAGAATTTAATTTCCATATGCAAGTTTACTATGATAATtcatgttccattgaattttatccCGCTAGTTTTCTACGAAGGACCTACCCACCCGGACGCTACTCATGAGATCCAATAGCTACAGCCTGTTATACCCGTTCTTCGGCTCCGACGCCACTGCTCTCACTAGTGTTTCCATTGGCAACCTCTGGCACCGCCATCTGGGAAAAGTGGTGAGAGCGATGGCGCCGGAGCCAAAGAACGGGTATAGTGGCCAGAGATATTGGATCTCATGAGCAGCGTCCAGCTGGCCAGGTCCTTCACAGAAAAAACAGCGGGGTCAAATTCAATGGAATAAGAAGTATCGTAAGTAAACCTGTGTACGAAAATGAAATTCTTAATGATGTTAGAAGAAACTAAAACATGAGGTGGAAGGGGTGGCTCGAAGATGGGTGTTGCCGACATGAGAGACAGGGAGAGAGGATCTGTTGCCGACCATGATGTGAGGAAGATGTTGCACTGAAACATCATAAATTTTGGTGAGATTACCTATGTTTCTGGAGATATGAGACGAGGCGGTGGTGTCAGGGTACCAATAAGCGGCGCCGTATGCTAGAGCGAGAGGTTGCTCGTGGAGGCGTTCAACATGCTGGCTTGGTGTAGACAGCTGCTGGGGAGGCGCGTAGGGTGTAGGCTGGGGCCCGGGTAGAAGACCATGTATGCTTAAGCAGGGGTGCCAGGGCGTGGCCCGATGAAGACGGCGGCATTCGGTGGGAACTAGAGGAGCGCGACCAGTTGGCGGGAAGGGAGCACTAAGAGGAGCAAAGTACCCCATCCAAGGAGCCTCACCACCTTGCTACAGCAGCTGGGGACGGCCACCATTGCCGCAGCCACGACGTGGTCATTGGAACCGCTGCCGCCAGAGCAGCTAGACCGGCCACGATCGCCCGAAGGGGCGGGAGGATCCCTGGTCAGCAGAGGCACCGCTAGAGGAGCCGGCGCTGTTGGAGTTCTCGCCGTTGCAGCAGATGCCAATGACAAGAACGAAGGTGCCCTCGGTGCACTCATGGGCATCGAGGGTGACCTTCTCCAGCAAGAGACGCAAGCGCGCCTCGATGAAGGTGGGGAGGGGGCCTGCATTGGCAAGACAGAGGCCATAATCTGGAAGCGGTGCGAAAGGTCGTAGATGATCTGGAGAGCCCGTGTGCGATCTGTCACCGGCTCGTCGACGTCACCGAGGGCATCGGCCAGGGCCTTGAGCTGGGTGGCAGTATTCGTCGATGAGCAGATCACCTTGGGTGGTGTTGCGGAACTCCGCGCCAAGATGAATCACATGACCAGGTTGGTTGTCGTAGGAGTTTAGTTGGCTCCAGGCACGGAAGGCGATGTCATCTGGTGACTTGATGACATCATAGGGCTCATCAAAAATGGAGCCCCATATCTAGAGGACGGTGACGTAGGCGTGGCGCCATGTGACATCCTGTTCCAAAGGCTCATAGTAGCAGTCAATGTGGTCCTCCGCCTCGTACATAGAAAGAGAACCCAAGTCATAATCTGCTCGGCTGCCAGCCCACCTACACCCACCAATTGCTCCTTGAATCACGTGCATCCCCTGCTAGATTCTCCTGCTCCTGCCTCGCAGACCCCACCTATATGCACTACACCCGCATCCACCTCGTCTTCCGCCACACGGTTCTACGCGGTGTCCCCGCTGCAGCCGATACACGACGGCCCCACGCGAGCCCCTGTTGCCTTTTCCCTACCTCTAGCGACCTACCGCGCGTCCCCCTTATCCCTCCCAAAGCCACCCCTATTACTCCACAAAATAGTCATAGCATGCGCACCCGCCAAAAATCAGGTTTTACCCTTCCCAAAGAGCCATTTGACATCGCCACGACGTCTGACTTCCATACTTGCCTCCTATCATTCTGCCCTTAAGGATCCAAACTGGTATGCTGCCCTGCGCGAGTAATATAATGCACTGTTACAGAATAATATGTGGTGTTTGGTGCCTTGACCTATAGGTGAGAATGTTGTGAGCGGCAAGTGGATTTAAAGGCACAGGTTCAACTTCGACAACCCCCTTGCTTGTTAGGAAGCGCATTGGGTTCTTTGAGGCTTCACACAAAGCAAGGTCGTCCTCAGCCTCATAGTCACCGGCTCATGGACGATCCATCAGCTCGACGTGAAGAATGCGCTTCTTCACGGGGTTCTCGATGAGATCGTCTATAGCGCCCAACCCGCCAGCTTCATCGACACAAACCACTAGTCTGTAAACTCCAGCGCTCCCTCTACAGCCTCAAGCGGGCGCCTCGGGCTTGGTTTGCTCGCTTCACCACGCATAGCCTCACGCTCGGCTTCACCGCCTCGAGGAGCGACAGCTCGCTCTTCATCCTCCATCGCGACTCGTCCACTGCCTATTTGCTGCTATACATGGATGGCATAATCCTGATGGCGAGCTTCTCTAGCCTACTGCACTCCGTCGTCACCTCGCTCCATCCCGAGTCCGCCATGACTGACCTCAGCGACCTACACCACTTCCTTGGCCTGAACGTCCAACACTCTGCCGGCCTATTTTTCTCGCATCATTAGTACGCGCTTGAGATATTGGACTATGTTGGCATGCTCAACTGTCGCCCCATCTCCACACCTCTCGACGCCAGCGCCAAACTCTCTGCCACCAATGACAAGCTTGTCACCGATCATTCCCACTACCGCGGCCTCGTCGGTGCATTACAGTATTTGAAAGTCACGCGTCCCGAAATCGCTCACACATCCAACAAGCTTGCCTCTTCATGCATGATCCCCGCGAGCCACATCTCCAGCTTGTCAAACGAATCCTATGCTATGTGCAAGGTACGGCTCATCTTGGTCTTCGCATCCACGACGTTGCTCCATCCCATGACCTGGTGGCTTACTATGATGCGGACTAGGCCGATTGCACGGACACGAGGCCCTCCACCTCTAGCTTCTTTGTGTTCATCGGACCAAACATGGTGTCCTGGTCCAGCAAGGGCCAGAACATTGTGTCTCGTTCTAGCGTAGAAGCAGAATACTGGGTCGTGGCAAATGTCGTCGCCAAGTCTTGGTAGCTCCATCAGCGTCTCACCGAGCTCCGTCGAGCCATCGTTGTGTTCTGCGACAATGTCAACGCGATGTACCTCTCCAGCAACCCGGTTCAACACCAATGCACTAAGCATGTCAAAATCAACCTGCACTTCATTCGCGAACATGCCAGCATCGGCGATGTCAAGGTCCCAGCACATACCAACTTCTTCCTAGTTCGCGGACATCNNNNNNNNNNNNNNNNNNNNNNNNNNNNNNNNNNNNNNNNNNNNNNNNNNNNNNNNNNNNNNNNNNNNNNNNNNNNNNNNNNNNNNNNNNNNNNNNNNNNNNNNNNNNNNNNNNNNNNNNNNNNNNNNNNNNNNNNNNNNNNNNNNNNNNNNNNNNNNNNNNNNNNNNNNNNNNNNNNNNNNNNNNNNNNNNNNNNNNNNNNNNNNNNNNNNNNNNNNNNNNNNNNNNNNNNNNNNNNNNNNNNNNNNNNNNNNNNNNNNNNNNNNNNNNNNNNNNNNNNNNNNNNNNNNNNNNNNNNNNNNNNNNNNNNNNNNNNNNNNNNNNNNNNNNNNNNNNNNNNNNNNNNNNNNNNNNNNNNNNNNNNNNNNNNNNNNNNNNNNNNNNNNNNNNTCTACAGCTCCACCCGAGTGACCGCTTCCGGTGTCACGCACAAAGCCCATGCTCCCGTCTGTATAGTGGATTCTATTGTAACAACCTAGCTGCCGTTGTGTGCTTCGGCATGTATATATTTAACACTAAGCTGTGAATACAATCGACGGTGAACTCTACTCTGCAACTCAATAATGTAAACAGACATAAAAGAACAGTAGCTTTCTTACCGCTCCATTCTGAATCAAGTACTCCACCACAGCAAGATGCCCATTGGCAGAAGCCATATGAAGAGCTGACAGTGATGAGAAAATGGTTAGGTACCTCGCTAATTAGTGTAGGAGATCAATCTAAAATGAAAGCAGTCTACAAGAATATTTGGTTGAATGATCAAGTTTGTCACTGAACTTCGAACAAATTTGAAAGTTCTCGGTTTTTAGAGAGTTTATATAGTAACATTACGATATGTAGCTTGCACATGGTGGCTTAATAAGAACAACAACATGGAAAAGATATCCTGGTACTCCATTTTTAAGAAACTTTCAAGAGAAATTAAAAGACAATCTATTCATTATACATTGGGCTTCTGTTGATTTAGTCTAATTCAAGCCAAAGACATCATAACTTTATAATCAACCCAGACAGTGTATTGATGTGTTCAGAACTTCGTATGGCAGACAGCCTGATATATACACATGGCAGCTTCATACACCACACAGACATATAATAACATAAGAAAAGTATCTGAACAGAAAACTAAGAGCAACGCAGACAGTCGAACTTGAACAGGGGGAAACAAACCAACCCGTTCGGCCTTGCGAATCTGCGGAGTCGAGGGGGACACCGGCGGAGAAGAGGGCGACAACGTCTTCCAGCTCGTCGTACCTCGCGGCCTGGCAGAGCAGCACAATCAAAGCCCACCGCTCCCGTCAGTAACGGTCCACCCCGATGCACAAAAACAGAGCATACGAGCAAGGGAAGTAGAACCCGGCACCCGGGGGTGCGGGGAGGTTTGGGGCTTACGTCGATGAGATCCTGGGCCTgctcggcggtggcggtggcggcgggggtTGGCTGCGCCGATTCGACGCCCATCGCTGAGCACGCGAGAAAGCTAGGTCAGCTGGAAGGAAGAGGAAAGTTGGTGCCGCCGGCTTCGCTTGATTCTGCTGCGGTTTTCCCTGcgtacggtggcggcggcgggtttgCCTTTGCCCTGGCAGCCCCTAAGTCCAAGCTGCCGTGTGTGGGCATCTTCTCGGCTTATGGGCTTTCTATATACAATCTTATGGGCTTTATTTCTCAGCCACTGTTTTTTCTGGTACGTCAGGAACACCAGCAGGCCGTTTCCTCGGCCAACTCCTATTTGAAAACGGTACACAGCGCAAACCCCATTTCCTTGCTAGATTTTTTGGCCTGCCCCATATAAGCATGTTTCTGTGAAGAGCCTCCCGTCAGTTTATTATTTTCTTTTTGGAGATGAATACGAATATGAAACCCTGAAAGATGAATATGGGAGCCCAGAAAACGAAGATGGGAACCCAGAGAGCAAATATAGGGCTTTAGAGAAAGACCTTTTTAAAGACAAGCTTTAGAGAAAGACTAAGAAGAGGAATATGGGAGCCTAGAGAGCAAATATAGGACCCAAGAGGACGAATATGAAACTCCAGAGGAAGACTCGACAGACGAGTCTGACACCCCCGGTGAAAGTGCGGAGGAAAAATATGGAACTTTACAGAAAGACTCACAAGACGAATATGAGAGCCCAGAGGAAGATTCCATCTTAAAAAAACATGGTTTGATTGAGCATCGAAGAACGAAAGAATTTAGTGTAAAATACCAAAAAAGAAGGTTTCTAGTTTTTTGgcctgatttttttttctttttgatatGTTTTTGCTTCCCATTTTTCTTTTTTCAAATGCATGTagttttctcaaattcacaaaaaAAAGCAGATTCAtgaattttttttccaattttaaaacaattttcaaatttctgatttttttcaatTTACGAACATTTTTTCGtgcacttttttcaaattcatgtttTTTTAAATATTATGAACTCTTTTCATGTTCAACTACTTTTCCCAACGTCCACGGTCAATGGTCAGTGGCAACGCCCAAAAATCTATGGTCATATGCTCTCGTGGGCCTGACCCATATAGACACacgtatgaaggaaatatgccctagaggcaataataaagttattatttatttccttatttcatgataaatgtttattattcatgctagaattgtattaatcggaaacataatacatgtgtgaatacatagacaaacatagtgtcactagtatgcctctacttgactagctcgtttatcaaagatggttatgtttcctagccatggacaaaagagttgtcatttgattaatgggatcacatcattaggagaatgatgtgattgacatgacccattccgttagcctagcacttgatcgtttagtatgttgctattgctttcttcatgacttatacatgttcttgtaactatgagaattatgcaactcccgtttaccggaggaacactttgggtactaccaaacgtcacaacgtaactgagtgattataaaggagtactacaggtgtctccgaaggtacatgttgagttggcgtatttcgagattaggttttgtcactccgattgtcggagaggtatctcttggccctctcggtaatgcacatctttataagccttgcaagcaatgtgaccaaatgagttggttacggaatgatgcattacggaacgagtaaagagacttgccggtaacgagattgaactaggtattggataccgacgatcaaatctcgggcaagtaacataccgatgacaaagggaacaacgtatgttgttatgcggtttgaccgataaagatcttcgtagaatatgtaggaaccaatatgggcatccaggttccgctattggttatgaccgagaatagttctaggtcatgtctacatagttctcgaacccgtagggtccgcacgcttaacgttacgatgacagttatattatgagtttatgagttttgatgtaccgaaggagttcggagtcccggatgagatcggggacatgacgaggagtctcaaatggtcgagatgtaaagatcgatatattggacgactatattcggagttcggaaaggttccgagtgattcgggtatttttcggagtaccggagagttacgggaattcgccgggagaagtattgggccttattgggccatacgggaaagagagaggggctgcctagggcaggccgcgcgcccccccaaggcctagtccgaattggactagggggaggggccgcacccctccttccttcccttctctcttccctttccttctctcctact is a window of Triticum dicoccoides isolate Atlit2015 ecotype Zavitan chromosome 2B, WEW_v2.0, whole genome shotgun sequence DNA encoding:
- the LOC119362635 gene encoding ankyrin repeat domain-containing protein 2A-like: MGVESAQPTPAATATAEQAQDLIDAARYDELEDVVALFSAGVPLDSADSQGRTALHMASANGHLAVVEYLIQNGANVNSANLEKNTPLHWACLNGHTEVIKALICAGAIVSALNSHEKTPMDEALTLGKVEVVDAIGAAVAQAELNGVTVS